From one Anguilla rostrata isolate EN2019 chromosome 12, ASM1855537v3, whole genome shotgun sequence genomic stretch:
- the LOC135235791 gene encoding aldehyde dehydrogenase family 3 member A2-like — MVVPPPTPPTPGNSGTGCYHGKHTFDQLSHLRGCLVKPLAFERVNGVRYPPHTPRKLRWAYFLFLRRINVAHLRRAALLAAFAALAALLAQRFRRRC, encoded by the exons ATGgttgtacccccccccaccccccccaccccaggtaACAGCGGGACGGGGTGTTACCACGGCAAGCACACGTTTGATCAGCTGAGCCACCTGCGCGGGTGCCTGGTGAAGCCGCTGGCGTTCGAGAGGGTGAACGGCGTCCGCTACCCGCCGCACACGCCGAGGAAGCTGCGCTGGGcctacttcctcttcctgcggCGGATCAACGTGGCGCACCTGCGCCGCGCGGCCCTGCTCGCCGCCTTCGCCGCCCTGGCCGCGCTCCTCGCGCAG AGGTTTCGGCGAAGATGCTGA